The following are encoded in a window of Brevibacillus ruminantium genomic DNA:
- a CDS encoding MetQ/NlpA family ABC transporter substrate-binding protein has protein sequence MKKRGLLRLLPSLLIIGSLLAGCGSGSSATGSANQPAQGSTSGTKAESSGSGTSSAGTEGAAENKQEVTLKVGAAPVPHAEILEFIKPKLKEAGVQLEVIVLDDEAQLNPALKDGQIDANFFQHVPYLDSVRAEKGFDFAVTTKVHVEPIGLYSQKLKSKDELKDGAKIGIPNNPSNEYRALVLLQQQGLIKLKDGLTTYEATPKDIAENPKNLQFVEAEAATLPRALPDLDGAVINTNVVLEAKIDPNSALFREDKDSPYANVITVRKGDENREEIKKLDAALQSPEVKKFIEEKYGVAVVPAF, from the coding sequence ATGAAGAAGAGGGGTTTGCTTCGTTTGCTGCCATCATTATTGATTATCGGTTCCCTTCTCGCAGGGTGCGGCTCGGGCAGCAGCGCAACGGGAAGTGCAAATCAGCCTGCACAGGGCAGCACGTCCGGCACGAAAGCGGAGTCCAGCGGTTCCGGGACATCATCCGCCGGCACTGAAGGAGCAGCCGAGAACAAGCAAGAGGTTACGCTCAAAGTAGGCGCGGCTCCTGTCCCGCATGCCGAAATCCTGGAATTTATCAAACCGAAGCTGAAAGAAGCGGGGGTCCAGCTGGAGGTGATTGTGCTGGATGACGAGGCGCAGCTCAATCCGGCGTTAAAGGACGGGCAGATTGACGCCAACTTCTTCCAGCATGTGCCGTACCTGGACTCCGTCCGTGCTGAAAAAGGCTTCGATTTCGCCGTTACCACCAAAGTCCATGTAGAGCCGATCGGCCTTTACTCGCAGAAGCTGAAGTCCAAAGACGAGCTCAAGGACGGAGCCAAAATCGGAATACCCAATAACCCCTCCAACGAGTACAGAGCACTTGTGCTTTTGCAGCAGCAGGGGTTGATCAAGCTGAAGGACGGCCTGACCACCTATGAGGCGACACCGAAAGATATTGCAGAGAATCCGAAGAACCTGCAATTTGTCGAGGCAGAAGCGGCAACACTGCCGCGAGCATTGCCCGATCTGGATGGCGCGGTGATCAACACCAACGTGGTCCTGGAAGCGAAAATTGACCCCAACTCGGCCCTCTTTCGGGAAGACAAGGATTCTCCTTACGCCAATGTGATCACGGTCCGCAAAGGGGACGAAAACCGCGAAGAAATCAAAAAGCTGGACGCGGCGTTGCAGAGTCCCGAGGTGAAAAAATTCATCGAGGAGAAATACGGTGTCGCGGTCGTGCCTGCTTTTTAA
- a CDS encoding LLM class flavin-dependent oxidoreductase: MTQTRQLKLGAMIHGVGGTMDGWRHPAIPSDASVNLGFYKQQALKAESGKFDLVFIADGLYINEKSIPHFLNRFEPITILSALGAVTSRIGLVGTLSTSYSEPFTVARQFASIDHISGGRAGWNVVTSPLEGSALNYGKTHPAHQKRYQIAEEFLEVAKGLWDSWEDDAFIRDKESGVFFDPQKLHRLNHQGAYFSVQGPLNIARSRQGQPVIFQAGSSESGKTLAAKSADAVFTNHENLEDAKRFYQDVKRRAAQYGRTSQEILIFPGIGPIVGRTSAEAEQKYEEVARLVTIENALHFLGRFFDHFDFSQFPLDEPFPDIGDVGSNSFRSTTDKIKQQAKEQNLTLRQVALLAATPRNNFIGTPDTVADLIQQWFEEEAADGFIIHASVPGGLDDFVEQVVPILQERGIFRREYEHDTLRGNLGLPVPRNRYTLARQKLHR, translated from the coding sequence ATGACACAGACAAGGCAATTGAAACTGGGGGCAATGATTCACGGCGTCGGAGGGACGATGGACGGATGGCGGCATCCGGCTATCCCTTCCGATGCCAGTGTGAATCTCGGCTTTTACAAGCAGCAGGCGCTGAAAGCGGAGTCGGGAAAATTTGATCTGGTCTTTATTGCAGATGGACTGTACATCAATGAAAAATCGATCCCGCATTTTTTAAACCGGTTTGAGCCAATCACGATTTTGTCCGCGCTGGGCGCAGTTACCTCCCGCATCGGTCTGGTCGGAACCCTCTCCACCTCCTACAGCGAGCCCTTTACCGTGGCCAGGCAATTCGCTTCCATCGACCACATCAGCGGCGGCAGGGCGGGCTGGAATGTCGTGACTTCACCCTTGGAAGGCTCCGCGCTCAATTACGGGAAAACGCATCCGGCCCATCAGAAGCGCTACCAGATCGCCGAAGAGTTTCTGGAAGTGGCCAAAGGCTTGTGGGATTCCTGGGAGGACGATGCTTTTATCCGCGACAAGGAATCGGGCGTCTTTTTTGATCCGCAGAAGCTGCACCGGCTCAATCACCAGGGCGCCTATTTTTCCGTACAGGGACCGCTCAATATCGCCCGCTCGCGGCAGGGGCAACCGGTCATTTTTCAGGCGGGATCGTCGGAGAGCGGCAAAACGCTGGCAGCCAAATCGGCAGATGCTGTTTTCACCAACCACGAAAATCTGGAGGACGCCAAGCGATTTTACCAGGATGTAAAGCGCAGAGCGGCCCAGTATGGACGCACGTCCCAAGAGATTCTGATCTTCCCGGGCATTGGCCCGATCGTCGGTCGGACGAGTGCGGAAGCCGAGCAGAAATACGAAGAAGTGGCGAGGCTGGTTACCATCGAAAATGCGCTTCACTTTCTGGGCAGGTTTTTTGATCACTTCGATTTTTCTCAATTCCCGCTGGATGAGCCTTTCCCGGATATCGGCGACGTCGGCAGCAACAGCTTCCGCAGCACGACAGACAAAATCAAGCAGCAGGCAAAAGAACAAAATCTGACCCTGCGCCAGGTTGCCCTGCTGGCAGCGACGCCGCGCAACAATTTTATCGGGACGCCGGACACTGTCGCCGATTTGATCCAGCAGTGGTTTGAAGAAGAAGCCGCGGATGGCTTTATCATCCATGCCAGCGTCCCGGGCGGGCTGGATGACTTCGTCGAACAGGTCGTCCCGATTTTGCAGGAGCGGGGAATTTTCCGCAGGGAGTATGAGCATGACACCTTGCGCGGAAATCTTGGGCTGCCTGTTCCCCGGAATCGCTATACCCTCGCCAGACAAAAGCTTCATCGCTAA
- a CDS encoding LLM class flavin-dependent oxidoreductase, translated as MAIKLSLLDQSPIFPGETSSDALQRTVQLAKQAEALGYHRFWVSEHHDSDLVAGSSPEVLIAYLLAHTQRIRIGSGGVMLQHYSPYKVAENFNVLASLAPGRIDLGIGRAPGGLPLSTQALQQGAAGESSDLTEKIRELEKFLTHSLEEDHPLYGLRATPIPASPADIYILGTSVASAEIAAELGLPYVFSLFINTDEATAELAINTYRTRFRPFRGTVPQPILALSVITAETDEEAEELARGIQLARVHLANGRTFTLNTVEQAEEFGKQSKQAYMVEVREAEIVKGSKETVRAWLLEAEKKFGVSEFIVTSAVKDFQKRLDSFALLQAAIADEPAEQSAV; from the coding sequence ATGGCTATCAAATTGAGCCTGTTAGATCAAAGTCCGATTTTTCCGGGAGAGACATCATCCGATGCATTGCAACGCACCGTACAGCTCGCCAAGCAAGCGGAAGCACTCGGCTATCACCGCTTTTGGGTGTCGGAGCATCACGATTCAGATCTGGTGGCCGGTTCGTCGCCGGAGGTCCTGATCGCCTACCTGCTCGCTCACACCCAGCGCATCCGCATCGGCTCCGGCGGGGTGATGCTGCAGCATTACAGCCCGTATAAAGTGGCGGAAAATTTCAATGTGCTTGCTTCTTTGGCACCTGGCCGCATTGATCTGGGGATCGGCCGAGCGCCGGGAGGGCTGCCTCTCTCTACACAGGCGCTGCAGCAGGGAGCAGCCGGAGAATCGTCTGATCTGACGGAAAAAATCAGGGAGCTGGAAAAATTCCTCACTCATTCGCTGGAAGAGGATCATCCGCTGTACGGCCTGCGCGCCACGCCCATTCCCGCAAGTCCAGCCGACATTTACATCCTGGGCACCAGTGTAGCCAGTGCGGAAATCGCCGCTGAGCTGGGGCTACCCTATGTTTTCTCCCTGTTTATCAACACGGACGAGGCGACGGCCGAGCTGGCGATCAATACGTATCGGACTCGCTTCCGTCCGTTTCGGGGAACAGTTCCGCAGCCGATCCTGGCACTCTCCGTCATCACAGCGGAAACGGATGAAGAGGCTGAGGAGCTGGCCCGGGGCATCCAGCTTGCCAGGGTTCATTTGGCAAATGGAAGGACCTTTACCCTGAATACGGTGGAACAGGCAGAGGAATTCGGCAAACAATCCAAGCAAGCGTACATGGTCGAGGTTCGCGAGGCAGAGATTGTGAAAGGTTCGAAGGAAACCGTGCGAGCCTGGCTGCTGGAAGCGGAGAAGAAATTCGGGGTGAGCGAATTTATCGTAACCTCAGCGGTCAAGGATTTTCAGAAACGGCTGGACTCCTTCGCCTTGCTGCAAGCGGCAATAGCGGATGAACCGGCGGAGCAGTCGGCCGTGTAG
- a CDS encoding amidohydrolase codes for MTHTTDEQARLTDLDDRLVAIRRHLHEYPELSGEEFETTARIREWLAEAGIQTADYGLKTGVIAEIGGQSEGPIIALRADIDALPIQEETGLSYASRYPGKMHACGHDFHTAALLGAAFLLKERESELQGRVRLIFQPAEEKALGALQVIESGALEGVRAIFGLHNKPDLPVGTIGIKAGALMAAADGFLLEVKGLGTHAAVPEAGVDPIVAASQIVTSLQSIVSRNIGSQQQAVVSVTRFHSGTSWNVIPEKAILDGTIRTFEEGVRATARERFQQIVEGVAAAYRVQADLRWIQGPPAVRNDGRLAELARTAAENLGLRTVEPPPSPAGEDFAYYQKEVPGLFLFVGTAGLREWHHPAFDLDERALPITARCLAALAGLALGSLPEQRNQKRGEQDGGFTTIRNHTRGE; via the coding sequence ATGACACATACGACAGATGAACAAGCGCGATTGACGGATTTGGACGACAGGTTGGTAGCCATCCGCCGCCATCTGCATGAGTATCCCGAGCTGTCGGGAGAGGAATTCGAAACCACGGCCAGGATACGGGAATGGCTGGCAGAGGCGGGGATACAGACAGCGGACTACGGGCTGAAAACCGGGGTGATCGCGGAAATCGGCGGACAAAGCGAAGGACCGATTATCGCGCTGCGCGCTGATATTGACGCCTTGCCCATCCAGGAAGAGACCGGCCTTTCTTACGCCTCCCGCTATCCCGGGAAAATGCATGCGTGCGGGCATGATTTTCACACCGCTGCTTTGCTGGGAGCTGCGTTTCTTTTAAAGGAGAGGGAGAGTGAGCTGCAGGGGAGGGTGCGGCTGATTTTCCAACCGGCGGAAGAGAAAGCGCTCGGCGCGCTCCAGGTGATCGAAAGCGGCGCGCTGGAAGGCGTCCGTGCGATCTTTGGCCTGCATAACAAACCGGATTTGCCGGTTGGCACGATCGGCATCAAGGCAGGAGCGCTGATGGCGGCAGCAGACGGGTTTTTGCTGGAGGTGAAAGGTCTGGGGACGCATGCCGCGGTGCCGGAAGCCGGAGTCGACCCGATTGTAGCCGCTTCGCAAATCGTCACTTCCCTGCAATCGATCGTCAGCCGCAATATCGGTTCACAGCAACAGGCCGTGGTCAGCGTTACCCGTTTTCACAGCGGAACCTCCTGGAACGTGATCCCGGAAAAAGCAATCCTCGACGGGACGATCCGCACCTTCGAAGAGGGGGTAAGGGCGACAGCCCGTGAACGGTTTCAGCAAATTGTGGAGGGGGTGGCGGCTGCTTATCGGGTACAGGCAGATCTGCGCTGGATACAGGGGCCGCCTGCTGTCCGCAATGATGGCCGGCTGGCTGAGCTGGCCCGGACTGCAGCGGAGAACCTGGGTTTACGTACAGTGGAACCGCCGCCTTCACCGGCCGGAGAAGATTTTGCCTACTATCAAAAAGAGGTTCCCGGACTGTTTCTCTTCGTGGGTACAGCGGGCTTACGAGAATGGCATCATCCTGCTTTTGACCTGGACGAGAGGGCTCTGCCAATCACGGCGCGTTGTCTGGCCGCGCTCGCTGGGCTGGCACTCGGCTCGTTGCCGGAGCAGCGCAATCAAAAAAGAGGTGAGCAGGATGGGGGATTCACAACGATTCGTAATCATACGCGAGGCGAATGA
- a CDS encoding GNAT family N-acetyltransferase: MGDSQRFVIIREANEAEEEAVRSVMLEAYEQYAAVLPAPVWEQYRSAISESASGNAPIARIVAEIDRDIVGSVQLYTSSEAAYGRTDLGIASPVIRYLSVSRRARGKGVATALIGESVRRSLELGATQLYLHTSDMMASAIRLYERLGFERAYDKEFHNGLYLVKSYRLSLTDQTLVPTGAETSSGVKVCVARDREHSH, from the coding sequence ATGGGGGATTCACAACGATTCGTAATCATACGCGAGGCGAATGAAGCGGAAGAGGAAGCGGTCCGAAGCGTCATGCTGGAAGCCTACGAGCAGTATGCCGCTGTGCTTCCCGCCCCGGTTTGGGAGCAATATCGAAGCGCGATTAGCGAGTCTGCCAGCGGGAACGCTCCAATTGCCCGGATTGTCGCGGAAATTGATAGAGACATTGTCGGGAGTGTGCAGCTGTACACCTCATCTGAAGCCGCATACGGACGGACCGATTTGGGCATTGCCAGTCCCGTGATCCGCTACCTCTCTGTCTCCCGGCGGGCTAGAGGGAAGGGGGTGGCTACCGCATTGATCGGAGAGAGTGTCAGGCGGTCGCTGGAGCTGGGGGCCACTCAGCTTTATCTGCATACCTCCGACATGATGGCATCGGCAATCAGGCTGTATGAGCGGCTTGGCTTTGAACGGGCGTATGACAAAGAGTTTCACAATGGCTTGTATCTGGTGAAAAGCTATCGACTCTCTCTGACGGATCAAACCCTGGTACCGACAGGGGCAGAGACCTCTTCCGGAGTGAAAGTGTGTGTCGCCAGAGACAGAGAGCATTCCCATTGA
- a CDS encoding glutaredoxin family protein gives MAADRKVVVWSKQGCHFCNEVKEYLEKHQIPYENISVDGNDSLRDVLQAKYSIRHVPVVEVGTGTSYVAWVDLQLGRLESLLAVTATEKA, from the coding sequence ATGGCTGCCGACAGAAAAGTGGTTGTTTGGAGCAAACAAGGTTGTCACTTTTGCAACGAGGTGAAGGAGTATCTGGAAAAACATCAGATTCCCTACGAGAACATCAGCGTAGACGGAAATGATTCGCTTCGTGACGTCCTGCAAGCGAAATACAGCATCCGGCATGTTCCGGTTGTTGAGGTGGGCACCGGGACCAGCTATGTGGCATGGGTGGATTTGCAGCTGGGCCGTCTGGAATCGCTGCTGGCGGTGACTGCAACGGAGAAAGCATGA
- the ssuE gene encoding NADPH-dependent FMN reductase — protein MARIVIISGSPNHQSRLLGLIGHTEDRLQQLGHEVSLIAVADLPAEDLIRANFTSEQLQRPLELVTEADAVIIASPVYKAAYSGILKTFLDLLPQKGLKGKVVLPLFIGGTIAHLLAIDYALKPVVAALGGTHILSGVYGVDQWVERLEGGGFELSEELRQRLETAVQQLDVELQG, from the coding sequence ATGGCCCGCATTGTCATTATTTCGGGAAGTCCCAATCATCAGTCCCGTCTCTTGGGGTTGATTGGCCATACAGAGGATCGGCTGCAACAGCTTGGTCATGAAGTTAGTCTGATTGCCGTTGCCGATTTGCCCGCAGAAGACTTGATCCGGGCGAATTTCACCAGTGAACAGCTTCAAAGGCCGCTTGAGCTGGTGACGGAGGCGGATGCGGTCATTATCGCCAGCCCTGTTTACAAGGCAGCCTATTCGGGCATTCTCAAAACCTTCCTGGATTTGTTGCCTCAAAAAGGGCTGAAGGGCAAAGTGGTTCTGCCCCTGTTCATCGGCGGGACGATCGCTCATTTGCTGGCGATTGACTATGCGTTAAAGCCGGTGGTAGCAGCGCTGGGCGGCACCCATATTTTATCCGGCGTGTACGGGGTGGATCAGTGGGTGGAGCGGCTGGAAGGCGGAGGATTTGAGCTGTCTGAGGAACTTCGACAGCGGTTGGAAACGGCGGTTCAGCAGCTTGATGTGGAATTGCAAGGGTGA
- a CDS encoding cold-shock protein, with the protein MEQGKVKWFNGEKGYGFIEREGGEDVFVHFSAIQEEGYKTLDEGQEVTFDIENGQRGPQATNVRKV; encoded by the coding sequence ATGGAACAAGGTAAAGTAAAATGGTTTAACGGTGAAAAAGGCTACGGGTTTATCGAGCGGGAAGGCGGAGAGGATGTATTTGTACATTTTTCTGCCATCCAAGAAGAAGGCTATAAAACCCTGGATGAAGGCCAGGAAGTTACGTTTGACATCGAAAATGGACAGCGCGGCCCGCAAGCGACGAACGTACGCAAAGTATGA
- the katA gene encoding catalase KatA: MSANRKNNLTTSWGAPVGDNQHSMTAGSRGPTLIQDVHLLEKLAHFNRERIPERVVHAKGAGAHGYFEVTNDLTAHTKAAFLSEVGKRTPLFVRFSTVAGELGSADTVRDPRGFAVKFYTEEGNYDLVGNNTPVFFIRDAIKFPDFIHTQKRDPQTHLKNPTAVWDFWSLSPESLHQVTILMSDRGIPATLRHMHGFGSHTFKWVNAKGEGIWVKYHFKTEQGIKNLSSEAAAKIAGENPDYHTEDLFNAIKNGDYPAWRLYVQLMPLEDADTYRFDPFDVTKVWSQKDYPLIEVGRMVLDRNPDNYFAEVEQATFSPGTLVPGIEVSPDKMLQGRLFAYHDAHRYRVGTNHQMLPINRPRNDVQNYQRDGHMRFDQNGGGSVYYEPNSFGGPTEAQEHRTTAYPVAGEADSVAYDRDDHYTQAGDLYRLMSEGERVRLVQNIVNSMKPVTIEEIKLRQIGHFYKADPEYGTRVAEGLGLPVPGEAK, encoded by the coding sequence ATGAGTGCAAATAGGAAGAACAATCTTACCACCAGTTGGGGAGCACCTGTCGGGGATAATCAACACTCTATGACTGCCGGTTCGCGCGGTCCCACTTTGATCCAGGATGTTCATCTGCTGGAAAAGCTGGCGCATTTCAACCGGGAACGAATCCCCGAGCGGGTTGTGCATGCCAAAGGGGCGGGTGCACACGGTTATTTTGAAGTCACCAATGATTTGACTGCGCACACGAAAGCCGCTTTTTTATCGGAAGTCGGCAAACGCACTCCGCTTTTTGTTCGATTCTCGACGGTGGCCGGCGAGTTGGGCTCCGCTGATACCGTCCGTGACCCGCGAGGATTTGCCGTGAAGTTTTACACCGAAGAGGGCAACTATGATCTGGTCGGGAATAACACACCTGTTTTCTTTATTCGGGATGCGATCAAGTTTCCGGACTTCATTCATACACAAAAAAGAGATCCTCAAACACATCTGAAAAATCCGACAGCGGTCTGGGACTTCTGGTCATTGTCTCCTGAATCCCTGCATCAGGTTACGATCCTGATGTCCGACCGGGGAATTCCCGCGACCCTGCGTCATATGCACGGCTTTGGCAGTCATACCTTCAAGTGGGTCAATGCCAAGGGAGAGGGCATCTGGGTCAAATACCATTTCAAAACCGAGCAGGGTATCAAAAATCTCTCCTCTGAAGCAGCAGCCAAGATTGCCGGCGAAAACCCGGATTATCATACAGAAGATTTGTTCAATGCGATCAAAAACGGCGACTATCCGGCATGGCGACTCTACGTGCAGCTGATGCCGCTGGAAGACGCAGATACGTATCGCTTCGATCCATTTGACGTGACGAAGGTATGGTCGCAAAAGGATTATCCGCTGATCGAAGTCGGCCGAATGGTTCTGGATCGAAACCCGGATAATTACTTTGCCGAGGTGGAGCAGGCGACGTTCTCCCCAGGCACTCTGGTACCAGGCATTGAAGTTTCTCCGGACAAAATGCTGCAGGGACGGCTTTTTGCCTACCATGATGCACATCGCTATCGCGTCGGGACCAATCATCAGATGCTGCCCATCAACCGCCCGCGCAACGACGTGCAAAACTATCAGCGCGACGGTCACATGCGCTTTGATCAAAACGGAGGCGGCTCCGTCTACTACGAACCCAACAGCTTTGGCGGTCCGACCGAAGCGCAGGAGCACAGGACGACGGCCTATCCCGTAGCCGGCGAAGCAGACAGCGTCGCCTATGATCGCGATGATCACTATACCCAGGCGGGCGATCTCTATCGCCTGATGAGTGAGGGCGAGCGGGTGCGTCTGGTTCAAAATATTGTTAATTCCATGAAGCCGGTAACAATAGAAGAGATCAAGCTCCGGCAGATTGGACATTTTTACAAGGCCGATCCGGAGTACGGAACGCGCGTGGCGGAAGGGCTTGGCTTGCCTGTACCGGGTGAGGCAAAATGA
- a CDS encoding superoxide dismutase family protein, translating to MYGYPHHGYNPIGISDHGYRQPTAAAALIQGGPLAPNLHGYVTFTDVPYGTEVTVEVTGLPPYQPATAGGQPIGPHGFHIHDGASCEVGNPQDPFKQAGEHWNPTHQPHGNHAGDFPVLFSNDGYAHMSFFTNRFRASDVIGKTIIIHQNPDDFRTQPAGNSGKRLACGLIQPR from the coding sequence ATGTACGGTTATCCGCACCATGGATACAATCCGATAGGGATCTCTGATCATGGGTACAGACAGCCGACGGCAGCAGCGGCATTGATTCAGGGAGGCCCTCTTGCCCCCAACCTGCACGGCTATGTCACGTTTACCGATGTCCCCTATGGCACGGAGGTAACGGTCGAAGTGACGGGACTCCCTCCCTATCAGCCAGCAACCGCCGGCGGGCAGCCGATTGGACCGCACGGCTTCCACATCCATGATGGCGCAAGCTGCGAGGTTGGCAACCCGCAAGACCCCTTCAAACAGGCAGGAGAGCATTGGAACCCGACCCATCAGCCGCACGGCAACCATGCAGGTGACTTTCCGGTTCTCTTTTCAAATGACGGGTACGCCCATATGTCTTTTTTCACCAATCGATTCCGGGCCAGTGACGTGATCGGCAAAACGATCATCATTCATCAAAACCCGGATGACTTTCGTACGCAGCCTGCCGGCAACTCCGGCAAACGTCTGGCCTGCGGTCTGATCCAGCCGAGATAA
- a CDS encoding suppressor of fused domain protein, translated as MKNILLEEFSPVCPIQAIVEEYEDCVYFYLWDHPGEEHASIRSCWVRNYGIAPETLDLDAMGSGLAPMLPREFCAHPDGAEKLDPEELSVVWFEECDAAALLYKGEILSVIPGWAGASADGHSYPAYARDCISESSLCFPLGTPESNALFQRVWSAQRFWQSWEDGDAWTARQQTSLDAVTNALGPIQNYYAIDGGHWPPKALVKIEKGDVTYVLTLGVSLLPQPKVEQYTETPEQLRRFELAFACETSWLAKNEKPMLQYISSQTSLPWSYLTFLARGHTIPCQEISQICERFTAVLLAQPVEAPTVSFPTTDGDPINLLWLVPLTDAERELAMELGSEQLVERAAGKETLIFNGEPKFIR; from the coding sequence ATGAAAAATATTCTGTTGGAAGAATTTTCGCCCGTTTGTCCGATTCAAGCCATTGTCGAAGAGTACGAAGATTGCGTCTACTTTTACTTATGGGATCACCCCGGAGAAGAGCATGCCAGCATCCGCTCCTGCTGGGTCAGGAACTACGGGATAGCGCCAGAAACCCTCGATCTGGATGCAATGGGAAGCGGTCTTGCACCGATGCTTCCCCGGGAGTTCTGTGCCCACCCGGACGGAGCGGAGAAGCTGGACCCCGAGGAGCTGTCTGTCGTCTGGTTTGAGGAATGTGATGCGGCCGCCCTGCTGTACAAAGGAGAGATCCTCAGCGTTATTCCCGGATGGGCCGGAGCATCGGCAGACGGTCACAGCTACCCCGCCTATGCCAGGGATTGCATAAGCGAATCGAGTCTTTGCTTTCCGCTGGGGACACCGGAGTCAAATGCCCTGTTCCAACGGGTCTGGTCAGCTCAGCGCTTTTGGCAAAGCTGGGAGGACGGCGATGCTTGGACAGCAAGACAGCAGACATCTCTGGACGCAGTTACCAATGCCCTCGGACCGATTCAAAACTACTACGCCATCGACGGCGGGCACTGGCCGCCAAAAGCGCTGGTCAAAATCGAAAAGGGGGATGTGACCTACGTCCTGACGTTGGGCGTCTCCCTGCTGCCCCAGCCCAAAGTCGAGCAATATACCGAAACGCCGGAGCAACTGCGGAGATTTGAACTCGCATTTGCCTGCGAGACGAGCTGGCTTGCCAAAAATGAAAAGCCAATGCTGCAGTACATCAGCAGTCAAACCAGTCTTCCCTGGTCGTATCTAACCTTTTTGGCTCGCGGACATACCATCCCTTGTCAGGAAATCAGCCAGATCTGCGAGCGTTTCACGGCGGTCCTGCTGGCCCAGCCTGTTGAAGCTCCCACTGTTTCCTTTCCAACGACGGATGGCGATCCAATCAATCTGCTGTGGCTCGTCCCCCTTACCGATGCCGAACGAGAGCTGGCGATGGAGCTGGGCTCTGAACAGCTTGTGGAACGAGCTGCCGGCAAAGAAACCTTGATCTTTAACGGCGAACCTAAATTTATCCGCTAA
- a CDS encoding DUF4272 domain-containing protein encodes MTQCTLYVSMKHVEKVTEAIRESFRDQTVEASADGCTVTVTRKRLFGKRTITLRTMREDKETEAFTQMIRGMYGFFSQIETVHEQVKEKLLMQITALNIAVGIVSSHEMDDETFQRILAIAESVNGIVFLPSGEMLDKKGQLILGPGGESELEDFLVTVSTDLIDGHVRQTASNEERKRQSMERLRQQGIPVIEHLPVIVADEEAVIRSKDEIVQRAIALCLVAVYAGGIAEGEEVQEEREFIEGIISQYGAAGFFTERERAFLGEEQPDRTETIQLVWMYECYWVLLWALGYVEELDFPGQICDVQMAIDCLKEAGDYDGFYQKAVVRSTSEILDQADLIYRYDWACVNARINNQPVEGGLNDEVVLERHRALNWLIRYMDADWDDVRTDT; translated from the coding sequence ATGACGCAATGCACGCTGTACGTGTCGATGAAACATGTCGAGAAAGTAACAGAAGCCATCCGGGAGAGCTTCCGTGACCAAACGGTGGAGGCTTCAGCCGATGGATGCACGGTGACAGTTACCCGGAAAAGATTGTTTGGCAAAAGGACGATCACCTTGCGCACCATGCGGGAGGACAAAGAGACAGAAGCCTTTACCCAGATGATACGCGGGATGTACGGATTTTTCTCGCAAATCGAAACGGTGCATGAGCAGGTGAAGGAGAAACTTCTGATGCAGATCACGGCTCTCAATATAGCGGTAGGGATCGTGTCGAGCCATGAAATGGATGATGAGACATTTCAGCGAATCCTAGCGATCGCGGAAAGTGTGAACGGCATTGTGTTTCTCCCGTCTGGGGAGATGCTGGATAAAAAGGGACAGCTGATTCTGGGGCCGGGAGGGGAGTCGGAGCTGGAGGATTTTCTGGTGACTGTCAGCACAGACTTGATCGATGGCCATGTACGACAGACAGCCTCGAACGAAGAACGAAAGCGTCAAAGCATGGAGCGGCTGCGTCAGCAGGGAATCCCTGTCATCGAGCATCTGCCCGTCATCGTCGCTGATGAGGAGGCGGTGATTCGCAGCAAAGACGAAATCGTGCAGCGGGCGATTGCTTTGTGTTTGGTCGCGGTTTACGCGGGCGGCATTGCGGAGGGCGAAGAGGTACAGGAAGAGCGGGAATTTATAGAGGGCATCATAAGCCAATACGGGGCTGCCGGATTTTTCACGGAAAGGGAAAGAGCATTTCTCGGCGAGGAGCAGCCGGATCGGACAGAGACGATTCAGTTGGTCTGGATGTACGAATGCTACTGGGTATTGCTGTGGGCACTTGGTTATGTGGAGGAGCTTGATTTCCCGGGACAGATTTGTGATGTACAGATGGCGATCGACTGTTTGAAAGAAGCCGGAGATTATGACGGCTTCTATCAGAAGGCCGTTGTTCGGAGCACGTCGGAAATTCTCGATCAGGCTGATCTGATTTACCGGTATGACTGGGCGTGCGTCAATGCGAGAATCAACAACCAGCCGGTTGAAGGCGGTCTGAATGACGAGGTGGTGCTGGAGAGGCACAGGGCGCTGAACTGGCTGATTCGGTATATGGATGCTGACTGGGACGACGTGCGGACAGATACCTAA